The genomic interval CAGAGTCAACAGGCCACAAACCAACGGCAAAGTAGAACGCTTCTTCCTCAGCTACAAGACAGAATACGCAACAGGATCATTCGCTAATCTTGCTGACTATATCAGGCATCATAATGAGGCACGGCCTCATATGAGCCTGAAATTCAAGACTCCAAGAGAAGTATGGAATGAACTAAAGCGGAAGTAGTTTCGTGACCGGAAGTAGTTTCGGGATAATAGAGTGGGGAAACTGGATTAGAGTTTATTGATTTTTGGTACTTTGACAGCAGACTTTTTGCAATAGGGCGCAGTCCTTAAAGCTCCCAGGAACTACGGTCATCGCCCCGTACAGCCCCCCTTGCATTCATAGCGCGTTGTTTCTCGGTTCTCTGCCTGAGTATTCAAGGCAAGGCACGATTCTCCGATTGTGGTCTGTGTGCCTGTCGTAAAATTGCCAATCCTTCCTGTAAAAATGAGAATAAGAACAACAAGGACTACCAGCACCAACGCTGCTATGACGATTGCATTGAGCGGAAGCCCCTGAGCTTTTTTTATCGTTGTTTGTAATCTAATGATCCCTTATCCAGTTGGAGTTGGGATGCAACAAGCAGGAGTAGAGACAGCGCAGCTTGTTTGGCCTCCGAGAGGCGCTTCTTTT from Candidatus Nanoarchaeia archaeon carries:
- a CDS encoding integrase core domain-containing protein codes for the protein RVNRPQTNGKVERFFLSYKTEYATGSFANLADYIRHHNEARPHMSLKFKTPREVWNELKRK